One genomic segment of Protaetiibacter intestinalis includes these proteins:
- a CDS encoding ABC transporter permease has protein sequence MSRLAHLLKARETGIALALVLVVVATTVKNPAFLFSSDGWRDLLLTPSILMLVAVGQAIVIITRNVDLSVGSVVGLSAYLTGRVFIDLPGIPWPLVFVIGLVFGGLLGLVNGALVAFAKVPALVITLGTLYVYRGINVMWTGSDRINSSDMPREFLALGTSSFLFVPWLTIIALIVLVAAGWFLRTQRAGRELYAIGSDPAAAHLYGLRVTQRVLAAFVVCGALAGLAGVLYAARYGTVNSQAGSGWELDAVGAAVIGGVAIFGGSGTVWGAAIGAYLLLTINRALPVIGVQDFWQRAVVGVLILGAIVLDRVLAVRQSRRLTEARNR, from the coding sequence ATGAGCCGCCTCGCCCACCTGCTCAAGGCGCGCGAGACCGGCATCGCGCTCGCGCTCGTGCTCGTCGTCGTCGCGACGACCGTCAAGAACCCGGCGTTCCTGTTCTCGAGCGACGGATGGCGCGACCTGCTGCTGACGCCGTCGATCCTCATGCTCGTCGCCGTCGGGCAGGCGATCGTCATCATCACGCGCAACGTCGACCTCTCGGTCGGCTCCGTCGTGGGGCTGAGCGCCTACCTCACCGGCCGCGTCTTCATCGACCTGCCCGGCATCCCGTGGCCGCTCGTCTTCGTCATCGGGCTCGTCTTCGGTGGGCTGCTCGGGCTCGTCAACGGCGCCCTCGTCGCCTTCGCCAAGGTGCCCGCGCTCGTCATCACCCTCGGAACGCTCTACGTCTACCGCGGCATCAACGTCATGTGGACCGGCTCCGACCGCATCAACTCCTCCGACATGCCGCGCGAGTTCCTCGCCCTCGGCACGAGCTCGTTCCTGTTCGTGCCGTGGCTCACGATCATCGCGCTCATCGTGCTCGTGGCGGCCGGATGGTTCCTGCGCACCCAGCGGGCGGGCCGTGAGCTGTACGCGATCGGCTCCGACCCCGCGGCCGCCCACCTCTACGGTCTGCGGGTGACGCAGCGCGTGCTCGCCGCCTTCGTCGTGTGCGGGGCGCTCGCGGGACTCGCGGGCGTGCTCTACGCGGCCCGCTACGGCACCGTCAACTCGCAGGCCGGCTCCGGCTGGGAGCTGGATGCCGTGGGCGCGGCCGTCATCGGCGGCGTCGCCATCTTCGGCGGCTCGGGCACCGTGTGGGGTGCCGCGATCGGCGCCTACCTGCTGCTGACCATCAACCGCGCCCTCCCCGTCATCGGGGTGCAGGACTTCTGGCAGCGCGCCGTCGTCGGCGTGCTCATCCTGGGCGCGATCGTGCTCGACCGCGTGCTCGCGGTCAGACAGAGCCGCCGGCTCACGGAGGCGAGGAACCGATGA